The following proteins are encoded in a genomic region of Serinus canaria isolate serCan28SL12 chromosome 13, serCan2020, whole genome shotgun sequence:
- the C13H5orf47 gene encoding uncharacterized protein C5orf47 homolog — protein sequence MPAVPPQMERGRRARPPVPLVYVNSFGSHRCGTVIRLGRGWRQSPGQSPEGRAGAPRAAPEPRAGRSAGPGGSGRRAGSGGEARAGSRSSSGDPREAKTDTFDFPIPSRNVDKVIKRKKKKSKVWHKVWKVISKMLEENERFRSRLLTCSQFDGEGSDRIQRSQNGAYLDRDESIFGWV from the exons ATGCCCGCGGTCCCGCCGCAGATGGAGCGCGGCCGCCGTGCCCGCCCGCCCGTGCCGCTGGTGTACGTGAACAGCTTCGGCTCGCACCGCTGCGGCACCGTGATCCGCCTGGGCCGGGGCTGGCGGCAGAGCCCCGGGCAGAGCCCcgagggccgggccggggcccCGAGGGCCGCCCCGGAGCCGCGGGCCGGGCGCAGTGCCGGGCCGGGCGGCAGCGGGAGGCGAGCGGGGAGCGGCGGCGAGGCGAGAGCCGGCAGCCGCAGCAGCAGCG GTGACCCTCGAGAGGCTAAGACTGACACCTTTGACTTTCCCATCCCTTCAAGAAACGTTGATAAAGTCATTAAAcgaaagaagaaaaag tCCAAAGTCTGGCACAAAGTCTGGAAAGTGATTTCAAAAATGcttgaggaaaatgaaaggttCAGAAGTCGACTGTTGACCTGCAGCCAGTTTGATGGAGAAG GCTCTGACAGGATCCAGAGGTCACAGAATGGGGCATACCTGGACAGG GATGAGTCCATCTTTGGCTGGGTGTag